Proteins encoded together in one Chloroflexia bacterium SDU3-3 window:
- a CDS encoding tyrosine-type recombinase/integrase: MSDPMPPTPLAPAPAALAEAPLPVRSVADLVSEVILRGKSAKTKAAYRADLEHFLAWRCGPEVTIPVALDALRPATPARARLDATMQVLQQTSEADIHRYRDHVLHDLGMTPSSWNRRLSPLKQLFRRLQRYQLIRLNPCEDVGGERLSARSKTMYLTRAQARALVDSCEGASLKDLRDQALIHLMLSTGLRSFEIIDLRIEHCYSLDGHMVAAVLTKGMENDREIIKLTPATWATVRRWLDAAGITDGPIFRRLSARGPRVLEPGQVRTFGVQGALSYQGLYFILTERFTNAGLEQTLAQGLSPHSLRHSFVTLAIRGGASVTQAQAAARHKDPRTTMRYAHDLQNLDDNAVDYVKF, encoded by the coding sequence ATGAGTGACCCCATGCCCCCCACCCCGCTCGCCCCTGCGCCCGCCGCGCTGGCCGAGGCCCCCCTGCCGGTGCGCAGCGTGGCCGACCTGGTGAGCGAGGTTATCTTGCGCGGCAAGTCGGCCAAGACCAAGGCGGCCTACCGCGCCGACCTGGAGCACTTCCTGGCCTGGCGCTGCGGCCCCGAGGTCACGATCCCCGTGGCCCTGGACGCCCTGCGCCCGGCCACGCCCGCCCGCGCCCGGCTGGACGCCACCATGCAGGTGCTCCAGCAGACCTCCGAGGCCGACATCCACCGCTACCGCGACCATGTGCTCCACGACCTCGGCATGACCCCCAGCTCGTGGAACCGGCGGCTCTCCCCGCTCAAGCAGCTCTTCCGGCGGTTGCAGCGCTACCAGCTCATCCGCCTCAACCCCTGCGAGGACGTGGGCGGCGAGCGCCTGAGCGCGCGCAGCAAGACGATGTATCTCACTCGTGCTCAGGCCAGGGCGCTCGTCGATAGCTGTGAGGGGGCCAGCCTCAAAGACCTACGAGACCAGGCGCTTATTCACCTCATGCTCAGTACCGGATTGCGTAGCTTCGAGATCATTGATCTTCGGATAGAACACTGCTATTCACTAGATGGCCACATGGTGGCCGCCGTCCTGACAAAAGGAATGGAAAATGATCGCGAGATCATCAAACTAACCCCCGCAACTTGGGCGACCGTGCGGCGCTGGCTGGACGCGGCGGGCATCACCGACGGGCCGATCTTCCGCCGCCTGAGCGCGCGTGGGCCGCGTGTGCTGGAGCCGGGCCAAGTGCGGACGTTCGGGGTGCAGGGCGCGCTGTCCTACCAGGGCCTGTACTTCATCCTAACCGAGCGCTTCACGAATGCGGGCCTGGAGCAGACGCTGGCCCAGGGCCTCTCGCCGCACTCGCTGCGCCATAGCTTCGTCACGCTGGCTATCCGGGGCGGGGCCAGCGTCACCCAGGCCCAGGCGGCGGCCCGCCACAAGGACCCGCGCACGACCATGCGGTATGCGCATGACTTGCAGAACTTGGATGATAACGCGGTGGATTATGTGAAGTTCTAG